A genomic window from Streptomyces sp. WMMC940 includes:
- a CDS encoding zinc-dependent metalloprotease: MTSIGGAEMVDWNLAVATAIRLVRPGPDITREEARAVVAELRRHAKASEEHVRAFTRMIPDGHEPEDTPVLVVDRPGWVRANVAGFRELLRPLLDKMQERRAGTAGGAVLGAVGGKVTGVELGMLLSFLASRVLGQYETFAPPTRELPGAPGSGGRLLLVAPNIVHVERELDVDPHDFRLWVSLHEETHRTQFTAVPWLRDHLEGEIQSFLAETDVDPMTVLERLREAAQTLAGGRPEGEEDEGRSLVEIVQSPEQREILGRLTAVMSLLEGHADFVMDGVGPQVVPSVGEIREKFQQRRARGASRLDLALRKLLGLDAKLRQYRDGERFVRAVVEEVGMEGFNRVWTSPNTLPTKAEIAAPADWIARVHRRAEP; encoded by the coding sequence ATGACGAGCATCGGTGGTGCCGAGATGGTCGACTGGAACCTCGCGGTCGCGACCGCGATCCGCCTCGTCCGGCCGGGGCCGGACATCACCCGGGAAGAGGCACGTGCCGTCGTCGCCGAACTGCGCCGGCACGCCAAGGCCTCCGAGGAGCACGTCCGTGCCTTCACCCGCATGATCCCCGACGGCCACGAGCCCGAGGACACCCCGGTCCTCGTCGTCGACCGGCCGGGTTGGGTCAGGGCCAATGTCGCGGGCTTCCGCGAGCTGCTGAGGCCCCTGCTCGACAAGATGCAGGAGCGCCGCGCCGGCACCGCGGGCGGAGCCGTGCTCGGCGCCGTCGGCGGCAAGGTGACCGGTGTCGAGCTGGGCATGCTGCTGTCGTTCCTGGCCTCCCGAGTCCTCGGCCAGTACGAGACCTTCGCCCCGCCCACGCGCGAGCTGCCCGGCGCGCCGGGCAGCGGCGGAAGGCTGCTCCTGGTCGCCCCCAACATCGTCCACGTCGAACGCGAACTCGACGTCGACCCGCACGACTTCCGGCTGTGGGTGAGTCTCCACGAGGAGACCCACCGCACCCAGTTCACCGCCGTGCCCTGGCTGCGCGACCACCTCGAGGGCGAGATCCAGTCATTCCTCGCCGAGACCGACGTGGATCCCATGACCGTGCTGGAGCGGCTTCGCGAGGCCGCCCAGACGCTCGCGGGCGGCCGTCCCGAGGGAGAGGAGGACGAGGGCCGGTCACTGGTCGAGATCGTCCAGAGTCCCGAGCAGCGCGAGATCCTCGGCCGGCTCACCGCCGTGATGTCCCTGCTCGAGGGCCATGCGGACTTCGTCATGGACGGCGTGGGGCCCCAGGTCGTGCCGTCCGTGGGCGAGATCCGCGAGAAGTTCCAGCAGCGCCGCGCCCGGGGCGCCTCCCGCCTCGACCTGGCATTGCGCAAGCTCCTCGGCCTGGACGCCAAGCTGCGCCAGTACCGGGACGGCGAGCGGTTCGTACGGGCCGTCGTCGAGGAGGTCGGAATGGAGGGCTTCAACCGCGTCTGGACCTCGCCGAACACCCTGCCCACCAAGGCGGAGATCGCCGCACCGGCGGACTGGATCGCCAGGGTGCACCGGAGGGCCGAACCCTGA
- a CDS encoding inorganic diphosphatase yields MEFDVTIEIPKGSRNKYEVDHETGRIRLDRRLFTSTSYPADYGFVENTLGEDGDPLDALVILDEPTFPGCLIKCRAIGMFRMTDEAGGDDKLLCVPASDPRVEHLRDIHHVSEFDRLEIQHFFEVYKDLEPGKSVEGANWVGRAEAEAEIEASFKRLEAQGGAH; encoded by the coding sequence GTGGAGTTCGACGTCACCATCGAGATCCCGAAGGGGTCGCGGAACAAGTACGAGGTGGACCACGAGACCGGCCGGATCCGTCTGGACCGTCGCCTCTTCACCTCGACCAGCTACCCGGCCGACTACGGCTTCGTCGAGAACACCCTGGGCGAGGACGGCGACCCGCTCGACGCCCTGGTCATCCTGGACGAGCCGACCTTCCCGGGCTGCCTGATCAAGTGCCGCGCCATCGGCATGTTCCGGATGACGGACGAGGCCGGCGGCGACGACAAGCTGCTGTGCGTCCCGGCGTCCGACCCGCGCGTGGAGCACCTTCGGGACATCCACCACGTGTCGGAGTTCGACCGCCTGGAGATCCAGCACTTCTTCGAGGTCTACAAGGACCTGGAGCCCGGCAAGTCCGTCGAGGGCGCCAACTGGGTCGGCCGCGCCGAGGCCGAGGCCGAGATCGAGGCCTCCTTCAAGCGCCTCGAGGCGCAGGGCGGCGCGCACTGA
- the dacB gene encoding D-alanyl-D-alanine carboxypeptidase/D-alanyl-D-alanine endopeptidase — protein sequence MVPDRGTWQLTAGAAVVGLAFAAAAVTAAGPWDNGQRKAEREHAAALGRAGGADHQVAGRGRGAAEAPGPAPAPSAPGVLSAASAPQAPSAAPAALAGVLGPLLDDPGLGPLRTASVVDVTTGRQLYGRGAGTAMTPASTIKIATAAAVLSATGPAHRIPTKVVAAPDFRAVTLVGGGDPTLDTARLRALADGTAKALRDRGVTTVRLSYDTSLYEGPVTHPIGAGNDNIAPVTALMINEGRLDDSTEGSARRSADPAGDAARAFVGLLGERGVNTASGPTPGRAPAEGPALAATYSAPVPALVERMLTNSDNDIAEALARQTALATRRPASFAGAEAAVTDRLKRLKLPMTGARFADGSGLNRADKVSAALLTTLLVRAADPAHPELRPVLTGLPIAGFTGTLSGRAAAGSGGLVRAKTGTLRGVDTLAGTALSADGRLLAFAFLAGDTPSAGAARPALDRLAAALLP from the coding sequence ATGGTGCCCGACCGAGGAACGTGGCAGCTCACGGCGGGTGCGGCCGTGGTCGGCCTGGCCTTCGCGGCCGCGGCGGTGACCGCGGCCGGCCCCTGGGACAACGGTCAGCGTAAGGCCGAGCGCGAGCACGCCGCCGCTCTGGGCCGCGCAGGTGGCGCAGATCACCAGGTCGCGGGGCGGGGACGGGGCGCGGCGGAGGCTCCCGGCCCCGCGCCGGCGCCGAGCGCCCCGGGCGTGCTTTCCGCGGCGAGCGCCCCCCAGGCGCCGTCCGCCGCGCCCGCCGCCCTGGCCGGGGTCCTCGGCCCCCTGCTCGACGATCCGGGGCTCGGTCCGCTGCGCACCGCCTCCGTCGTGGACGTCACCACCGGCAGGCAGCTGTACGGGCGGGGCGCGGGCACGGCCATGACCCCGGCCTCCACGATCAAGATCGCCACCGCCGCTGCCGTGCTGTCCGCCACCGGCCCCGCGCACCGCATCCCGACCAAGGTCGTCGCCGCCCCCGACTTCCGTGCGGTCACCCTGGTCGGCGGCGGGGACCCCACGCTCGACACGGCCCGGCTGCGGGCCCTCGCCGACGGGACCGCCAAAGCCCTGCGCGACCGGGGCGTCACCACGGTCCGCCTCTCCTACGACACCTCGCTCTACGAAGGTCCGGTGACCCACCCCATCGGTGCCGGGAACGACAACATCGCCCCCGTCACCGCCCTGATGATCAACGAGGGGCGCCTCGACGACTCGACCGAAGGCAGCGCCCGACGCAGCGCCGACCCGGCCGGCGACGCCGCCCGCGCCTTCGTCGGACTGCTCGGCGAACGCGGTGTGAACACCGCTTCCGGCCCCACCCCGGGCCGGGCCCCCGCCGAGGGACCCGCCCTCGCCGCCACGTACTCCGCGCCGGTCCCGGCGCTCGTGGAGCGGATGCTGACCAACAGCGACAACGACATCGCCGAGGCACTGGCCCGGCAGACCGCGCTCGCCACGCGCCGCCCCGCGAGCTTCGCCGGGGCGGAGGCCGCGGTCACCGACCGGCTCAAGCGGCTGAAGCTGCCCATGACCGGCGCGCGCTTCGCCGACGGCAGCGGACTGAACCGGGCAGACAAGGTCTCGGCCGCACTCCTCACCACGCTGCTGGTCCGGGCCGCCGACCCCGCCCACCCCGAGCTCCGCCCCGTGCTCACGGGCCTGCCGATCGCGGGTTTCACGGGCACCTTGAGCGGCCGCGCGGCCGCCGGGTCCGGCGGTCTCGTGCGCGCCAAGACCGGCACGCTCAGGGGCGTGGACACCCTCGCCGGTACGGCGCTGTCGGCCGACGGCAGACTGCTCGCCTTCGCCTTCCTCGCCGGTGACACGCCGTCCGCGGGCGCCGCCCGTCCCGCCCTCGACCGCCTCGCGGCGGCCCTCCTGCCCTGA